In Notamacropus eugenii isolate mMacEug1 chromosome 1, mMacEug1.pri_v2, whole genome shotgun sequence, one genomic interval encodes:
- the NRN1L gene encoding neuritin-like protein, translated as MMRSCCRRRRCCWRPLPFLGFLLLQLILAPGPGTAATSNRCDTIYKGFADCLINLGNSMVQSGQSDKGTDLPPPELESICRSWENFQTCANGVLANCPQEATAIWASLTEESRKVQYPGNLHDLCSSRPFPPSSVRGVSSEETNQETLQRSSSPASPAPAPAPALLAAALALACILGPLA; from the exons ATGATGCGCtcctgctgccgccgccgccgctgttGTTGGAGACCACTCCCCTTCCTGGGGTTCTTGCTACTGCAGCTCA TCCTGGCCCCGGGTCCTGGGACTGCTGCCACCTCTAACAGATGTGATACTATTTACAAGGGCTTTGCTGACTGTCTGATCAACCTTGGGAACAGTATGGTCCAGAGTGGGCAGTCTGACAAAGGGACTGACCTCCCACCCCCTGAACTTGAGTCCATCTGCAG GTCATGGGAAAACTTTCAGACCTGTGCCAATGGGGTCCTGGCCAACTGCCCACAGGAGGCAACTGCCATCTGGGCATCACTGACAGAAGAATCCCGCAAGGTCCAATACCCAGGCAACCTACATGACCTGTGCAGCTCTCGGCCCTTCCCCCCAAGCAGTGTCAGAGGTGTGTCCAGTGAGGAGACCAACCAGGAGACCCTGCAACGGTCTTCATCTCCTGcctcccctgccccagccccagctccagcaCTGTTGGCTGCAGCACTGGCCCTTGCCTGTATCCTGGGGCCCTTGGCTTAG